In Acidobacteriota bacterium, one DNA window encodes the following:
- a CDS encoding YebC/PmpR family DNA-binding transcriptional regulator, whose translation MSGHSKWHSIKHKKAAQDAKKGKMFTKIIRELMVAARIGGGDPEVNSRLRKAILDARAVNMPSDTIKRAIQKGTGEIEGEKFEELVYEGYGPGGVAVFVEAMTDNRNRTVSEVRHLFSKNGGNLGESGCVSWMFSRKGYIVVERAKVDEDKLMELILDNGAEDMREDGSNFEIIIPPGNYEKVLNALKENSIEIAASEIGLIPQSYVKLQGKEAEQMLRLIEALEEHDDVQHVWANFDIEEEEIKKYAEK comes from the coding sequence ATGTCAGGTCATTCAAAATGGCATTCTATAAAACATAAAAAAGCGGCTCAGGACGCAAAAAAAGGTAAAATGTTTACAAAAATCATCCGGGAATTAATGGTTGCAGCGAGAATTGGAGGAGGCGATCCGGAAGTTAATTCCAGACTTCGAAAGGCAATACTTGATGCGAGAGCAGTCAACATGCCTTCCGATACTATAAAAAGAGCAATTCAAAAGGGCACTGGTGAAATCGAAGGAGAAAAGTTTGAAGAGTTGGTTTATGAGGGATATGGTCCTGGTGGAGTTGCTGTGTTTGTTGAAGCAATGACTGATAACAGAAATCGGACAGTATCTGAAGTTAGACATCTTTTTTCAAAAAATGGAGGTAACCTGGGTGAATCTGGATGTGTTTCATGGATGTTTTCGAGAAAAGGGTATATAGTTGTTGAGAGAGCAAAAGTTGACGAAGATAAATTGATGGAATTGATCCTGGATAATGGCGCCGAGGATATGAGAGAGGATGGTAGCAATTTTGAGATAATCATTCCACCCGGAAACTATGAAAAAGTATTGAATGCCCTTAAAGAGAATTCGATTGAGATCGCAGCTTCTGAGATAGGATTAATTCCGCAATCTTATGTGAAACTTCAGGGAAAAGAAGCAGAACAGATGTTGAGACTGATTGAAGCCCTTGAAGAACATGATGATGTTCAACATGTGTGGGCAAACTTTGATATCGAAGAAGAAGAAATAAAGAAATATGCAGAGAAGTGA
- a CDS encoding CBS domain-containing protein, with protein sequence MKFEGEIFVSEILDNKVFDRTGEKAGRVFDLIIVPGELFPAIDSFILKSKGKLFLIPYGKINFFNRELVSVNLKKEEFHEFHPSDTEIFLKKDIFDKQIVDVNGAKLVRVNDVKVREINGKLSIIAVDVGFRGILRRLGLKGKGGKLWSRLVRDIAYDLINWSFIQTLEPKIDKLALSVPREKMSQLHPSDIAALLSQLPFEKQRALINSMEVEIAAKAIPELEPKLQISLIESLDRNKAIDILKEMPPDEAADLLKDLEEEEAGEMLMKMEKEEVEEMKELLKHEDDTAGGLMTTEFIALKPYVTVEEVHSFLRLTAADVENIYNLYVTDEKDHLLGYMSLRELFMHSPSTIILHIMNRKAKAVSPDADRKKVAQIMAKYNLLSLPVVDKEKRIIGIITFDDVLEFLIPVEIRKKKKFE encoded by the coding sequence ATGAAATTTGAAGGAGAAATTTTTGTAAGTGAAATTCTCGACAACAAAGTTTTTGACAGGACAGGTGAAAAAGCAGGAAGGGTTTTTGACCTCATCATTGTTCCTGGAGAACTATTTCCTGCGATTGATTCTTTCATTCTGAAATCAAAAGGAAAATTATTTTTAATCCCATATGGAAAAATAAATTTTTTCAATCGGGAGCTTGTATCAGTAAATTTAAAAAAAGAAGAATTCCATGAATTTCACCCTTCAGATACTGAGATCTTCTTAAAAAAAGATATTTTTGATAAACAAATTGTTGATGTAAATGGAGCAAAGCTCGTCAGGGTAAACGATGTTAAAGTCAGAGAGATAAATGGAAAACTTTCTATAATTGCAGTGGATGTTGGATTTAGAGGCATTCTCAGAAGGCTTGGCCTAAAAGGAAAAGGAGGAAAGTTATGGAGTCGATTGGTCAGAGACATTGCATATGATCTTATAAACTGGAGTTTTATTCAAACCTTAGAGCCAAAAATAGATAAATTAGCTCTTTCAGTTCCAAGAGAGAAGATGTCCCAACTCCATCCATCTGACATTGCCGCCCTTCTCAGCCAGCTTCCCTTTGAAAAGCAGAGAGCATTGATAAATTCGATGGAAGTTGAAATTGCAGCAAAGGCAATTCCTGAACTTGAACCTAAACTTCAAATTTCTTTGATTGAAAGCCTTGACAGAAACAAAGCCATTGATATCCTTAAAGAAATGCCTCCTGATGAAGCAGCAGATTTATTGAAAGACCTTGAAGAAGAAGAGGCAGGAGAAATGTTAATGAAGATGGAAAAAGAGGAAGTTGAGGAAATGAAGGAACTTTTAAAACACGAAGATGACACAGCTGGCGGCCTTATGACTACAGAGTTTATTGCTTTAAAACCTTACGTGACAGTTGAAGAAGTGCATAGCTTTTTGAGGTTAACAGCTGCAGATGTGGAAAATATTTACAATCTATATGTTACCGACGAGAAGGATCATCTTTTAGGTTATATGTCTTTAAGGGAATTGTTCATGCATTCTCCTTCCACTATAATACTCCACATAATGAACAGGAAAGCTAAGGCTGTTAGCCCGGATGCTGACAGGAAGAAAGTAGCGCAGATTATGGCTAAATATAATTTATTGTCGCTTCCAGTAGTGGACAAAGAGAAGAGAATAATCGGAATAATAACTTTTGATGATGTCCTGGAATTTTTAATTCCGGTTGAAATTCGAAAGAAAAAGAAATTCGAATGA
- a CDS encoding VWA domain-containing protein, translated as MREFIKIYSFIVAIMGILTLSLISGQTKKGEEAQRVLKYDAAAVIKLVAVRVLDKDGRPVSDLQKEDFILYDNNELKTITHLEIHTIIETGMEVRSASKVSTLGKAVKGMNRRIFIFLDLQGSDPTGIANAKNAALHFIDTQLRSGDEVGIIGFSPMRGFFIQQYLTTDHKKIRKAIEKTKELPPSKGFISGAELDDSVPDRAGHKDIQSKGQDTGGEVMSSFGMGDRSIYVPGTSSFQRLDFVPRMSDLAQALKYVPGNKSLVLFSGWNLGSSATILGKEFASSSTPVYTINTKNWIEKGVLTLSIKEKFIWTDHPLKELALVSGGKYFADVKDVEAISRDVQALTGNFYVLGYYVNESWDEKYHQIKVEVKKPSLQVLAQDGYFNTKPFAKFTDFEKQLHLSDLLFTERPATVNPLDIPVEPLFIAVGEGVNLVLLAQISVDEKAGVPPAKVDIFSYIFNKDREVVLAKQREFDLIPYAQKSLYPYFMTRLPPGEYEYRIVALDKETGQSALGKVAFLLPEKTDTGILLSSPLLFAKGQESQIFNIAAEKKKKSSQGISLNDIYKFIPKNHSLVIRDLDPGIRSLLAVLPVTTAKVLASEIEFNVRLQSHQEGEPIDLEAEIIDFKEINESSDILILAISLPELRPGEYEMEIEAKEKEIISSSIVKKLLIIK; from the coding sequence GTGAGAGAATTTATTAAAATTTATTCTTTCATTGTTGCGATTATGGGGATTTTAACGCTTTCACTCATTTCGGGTCAGACAAAAAAAGGTGAAGAAGCCCAGCGCGTTCTCAAGTATGATGCTGCTGCGGTTATCAAACTCGTGGCGGTTCGCGTTCTGGACAAAGATGGTCGGCCAGTGTCCGACCTCCAGAAGGAGGATTTCATCCTTTATGATAACAATGAACTAAAGACCATAACCCACCTTGAAATCCACACCATAATTGAAACAGGAATGGAAGTCCGCTCTGCAAGCAAGGTATCCACCCTTGGTAAGGCAGTCAAAGGCATGAACCGGCGTATCTTCATCTTCCTTGACCTCCAGGGAAGTGATCCTACAGGCATCGCCAATGCTAAAAATGCTGCCCTCCACTTCATCGACACTCAACTGCGGAGCGGGGACGAAGTCGGCATAATTGGCTTCTCACCCATGCGGGGGTTCTTCATCCAGCAGTACTTGACAACCGACCACAAGAAGATCCGCAAAGCCATTGAAAAGACAAAGGAGCTTCCACCAAGCAAGGGGTTTATCTCTGGGGCGGAACTTGATGACAGCGTGCCAGATAGAGCTGGACATAAAGATATCCAATCCAAAGGTCAGGATACCGGGGGTGAAGTGATGAGCTCTTTCGGCATGGGAGACCGAAGTATCTATGTCCCCGGGACCAGCAGTTTTCAGCGGCTGGATTTCGTTCCTCGAATGTCTGACCTGGCTCAGGCCTTAAAGTATGTCCCTGGAAACAAGAGCCTTGTTTTATTCAGCGGCTGGAATCTTGGGTCGAGTGCCACCATCCTGGGCAAAGAGTTCGCCAGTTCAAGCACCCCGGTTTATACAATTAACACCAAGAACTGGATAGAAAAGGGAGTCTTAACTCTATCGATAAAAGAAAAATTTATCTGGACAGACCACCCTCTAAAGGAGCTGGCCCTGGTCTCAGGAGGAAAATATTTTGCCGATGTCAAAGATGTAGAAGCCATTTCCAGAGATGTTCAGGCATTAACAGGGAATTTTTATGTCCTCGGCTACTATGTCAATGAAAGCTGGGACGAGAAATACCATCAAATCAAGGTTGAAGTCAAAAAGCCCAGTCTCCAGGTTCTGGCTCAAGATGGATATTTCAATACAAAACCGTTTGCCAAGTTTACAGATTTTGAAAAACAGCTCCATCTTTCAGACCTGCTGTTTACGGAAAGACCGGCCACAGTTAATCCGCTGGACATTCCCGTTGAGCCGCTTTTTATCGCAGTTGGAGAGGGGGTAAACCTTGTGCTGCTCGCCCAGATATCAGTCGATGAGAAAGCAGGAGTTCCGCCAGCAAAAGTCGATATTTTCTCTTACATTTTTAATAAGGACCGTGAGGTAGTCCTGGCAAAACAGAGGGAATTCGACCTGATCCCCTACGCCCAAAAATCTCTATATCCTTACTTTATGACTCGCCTTCCCCCTGGTGAGTATGAATACCGGATTGTTGCCCTTGATAAGGAGACGGGGCAGTCTGCCCTGGGAAAGGTCGCCTTTCTTCTCCCGGAGAAAACAGACACAGGCATTCTTCTGTCCTCTCCCCTTCTTTTTGCAAAAGGACAGGAATCCCAGATTTTTAACATTGCAGCGGAAAAGAAAAAAAAGAGTTCACAGGGTATTTCTCTCAACGATATCTATAAATTCATTCCCAAGAATCACAGCCTGGTCATCAGAGACCTTGATCCCGGTATCCGAAGCCTTCTTGCTGTGCTACCCGTGACCACAGCTAAAGTGTTGGCTTCAGAGATTGAGTTCAATGTTCGACTTCAATCCCATCAAGAAGGCGAGCCCATTGATTTAGAGGCAGAAATTATCGATTTCAAGGAAATCAACGAAAGTTCAGATATCCTGATATTAGCCATCAGCCTGCCCGAACTTAGGCCCGGCGAATATGAAATGGAGATTGAGGCCAAAGAAAAGGAAATCATCTCTTCCTCAATAGTTAAGAAACTGCTCATAATAAAATAA
- a CDS encoding acid--CoA ligase, with protein MKLIAFLSDFSGVDSIISHLKLTFAAERSPLPLVVYQEVLIAAKTSK; from the coding sequence ATGAAGCTCATCGCCTTCCTGAGCGACTTCTCTGGAGTCGATAGCATCATCAGCCACCTCAAGCTGACGTTTGCTGCGGAGAGGTCTCCTCTGCCTCTTGTGGTTTATCAAGAAGTTCTGATTGCTGCTAAGACTTCAAAATAG
- a CDS encoding Nramp family divalent metal transporter: protein MGPGIITSMVGNDASGVAAYSVAGAEKGYSILWILFFSGFSLAVTQEMAARLGIVSGKGLSDLIRENFGIRIALFAMTVHVITCLATSISEFAGIAASLQLFGVSRYASIPVALILIWLLIVKGNYKIAEKVFLFLSLFYFSYIISVWFIKPDWGNVLKSTFIPQFEFNFEYTYLLIALVGTTVTPWMQYYLQSSVVDKGIKVAHYKYEKAEVYLGSFSTCFFAFFIMVASASTLFKEGIHVETAEQAAMALKPLAGQYCFILFGLGFLNASLLGATILPLASSYAACEFFGWESGLGKKLKDAPQFYMIFTASILVSGLIILIPDFPLIRVMIFSQSVNGILLPVILILMLKLINNKRIMGNHVNNKTQNLICGGLALFLISITVILLFLTFVK from the coding sequence GTGGGACCTGGGATTATCACTTCAATGGTCGGAAATGATGCAAGTGGAGTTGCTGCCTATTCAGTTGCAGGAGCAGAAAAAGGATATTCGATTCTCTGGATACTTTTCTTCTCTGGGTTTTCCCTCGCAGTGACTCAGGAAATGGCTGCAAGACTGGGAATTGTAAGTGGAAAGGGATTATCAGATTTGATAAGAGAAAACTTTGGAATAAGAATTGCACTTTTTGCTATGACAGTTCATGTAATTACATGTTTAGCAACATCCATCTCAGAATTTGCAGGCATAGCAGCAAGTTTGCAACTTTTTGGAGTCTCGAGATATGCTTCTATCCCAGTTGCACTAATTTTAATCTGGCTTTTGATTGTAAAAGGAAATTATAAAATCGCTGAAAAAGTTTTTTTATTTCTATCTTTATTCTATTTTTCATACATAATTTCTGTATGGTTTATAAAACCTGACTGGGGAAACGTATTAAAAAGTACTTTTATCCCTCAGTTTGAATTCAACTTTGAATATACATATCTTTTAATTGCCCTTGTGGGGACTACAGTAACACCATGGATGCAGTATTATCTTCAATCTTCTGTAGTTGATAAAGGAATTAAGGTTGCCCATTACAAATATGAGAAGGCAGAAGTCTATTTAGGTTCATTCAGCACATGTTTTTTTGCTTTTTTTATAATGGTTGCTTCTGCTTCAACACTTTTTAAAGAAGGAATACATGTAGAGACAGCAGAACAAGCGGCAATGGCTCTAAAACCTCTGGCAGGGCAGTACTGCTTCATATTATTCGGGTTAGGTTTTTTGAATGCTTCTCTTTTGGGAGCAACAATCCTTCCCCTTGCTTCTTCCTATGCAGCTTGCGAATTTTTTGGATGGGAATCCGGTTTGGGTAAAAAACTAAAAGATGCTCCACAATTTTACATGATTTTCACTGCGTCGATTCTTGTTTCCGGGCTGATAATTTTGATTCCAGATTTTCCTCTTATAAGGGTTATGATATTTTCCCAGTCTGTGAATGGAATTCTCCTTCCTGTTATACTGATTCTGATGCTTAAATTGATAAACAATAAGAGAATTATGGGAAATCATGTAAACAATAAAACCCAGAATTTAATCTGTGGAGGGTTAGCATTATTTTTAATATCGATAACCGTAATTCTTCTTTTCCTTACTTTTGTAAAATAA